In one Bradyrhizobium sp. 4 genomic region, the following are encoded:
- a CDS encoding cupin domain-containing protein: protein MAELIKVGAMQLRFLRTKYDTSGALDMFEVMIPPNSRMPVPHHHRDWEETIYGLEGVITWTVAGKRIEIKPGDDLFIPRGVVHGFVNETQAIAKMLCVLTPGVLGPEFFREMAAAIGGPAPPDPARMGEIMKRHGLIPTPP from the coding sequence ATGGCTGAACTCATCAAGGTAGGCGCGATGCAATTGCGGTTTTTGCGCACCAAGTATGACACCAGCGGGGCACTTGATATGTTTGAGGTGATGATCCCGCCAAACTCTCGTATGCCGGTCCCGCACCATCACCGTGACTGGGAAGAAACGATCTATGGTCTTGAGGGGGTCATCACTTGGACGGTCGCTGGCAAACGGATCGAGATCAAGCCAGGAGACGATCTCTTCATCCCGCGAGGTGTTGTCCACGGATTCGTCAACGAGACACAGGCGATTGCGAAAATGCTTTGCGTTCTCACACCGGGGGTTCTCGGGCCCGAATTCTTCCGCGAAATGGCGGCAGCCATCGGCGGCCCTGCGCCTCCTGATCCTGCTCGGATGGGCGAGATCATGAAACGTCACGGCTTGATCCCTACGCCACCTTAA
- a CDS encoding adenylate/guanylate cyclase domain-containing protein: MAASQHSRFCKGCWEQMHLPVPLHGVLSAPFRAFGIRPSRMNPNTCTVCELMFTKVMRARKITIDATIMFADLRGYTSLSQSQSPDAVSGLLDAFYDESASAIWHYDGLLNKTIGDAVMAVFNFPLKRDDHARNAVLAAREIQKNWRAKRESLVKAHGLTENELGIGIGIHSGELSFGEFGRSHRDLTAIGTVVNTASRAQSVAEADQILVTQAVYQRAQSDLTGSHAKPFQLKGFETPIELYAA; encoded by the coding sequence ATGGCAGCGTCGCAGCATTCGAGATTCTGCAAGGGCTGCTGGGAGCAGATGCATCTGCCGGTGCCGCTTCACGGCGTTCTCTCAGCGCCATTTCGTGCGTTCGGCATTCGGCCGAGCCGAATGAACCCCAACACCTGTACCGTCTGCGAGTTGATGTTTACGAAGGTGATGAGAGCCCGAAAGATCACCATCGACGCGACCATTATGTTTGCCGATCTGCGAGGTTACACCAGTCTCTCCCAGTCCCAGTCTCCGGATGCCGTTTCGGGGCTGCTCGACGCATTCTATGATGAAAGTGCAAGCGCCATCTGGCACTATGACGGGCTTCTCAACAAAACCATTGGAGACGCGGTGATGGCCGTCTTCAATTTCCCCCTGAAACGTGATGACCATGCCAGAAATGCCGTGCTTGCGGCCCGCGAGATCCAGAAGAACTGGCGCGCCAAGCGCGAGAGTCTTGTCAAAGCGCACGGCCTGACCGAAAACGAATTGGGGATCGGTATTGGTATCCATTCAGGAGAGCTCAGCTTTGGGGAGTTCGGTCGGTCTCACCGAGACCTGACCGCAATCGGTACCGTCGTAAACACGGCCTCCCGCGCGCAGTCGGTAGCTGAAGCCGACCAGATTCTGGTAACGCAGGCGGTTTATCAGCGCGCCCAGTCAGACTTGACGGGCAGTCATGCAAAGCCATTCCAGCTCAAAGGGTTCGAGACCCCGATAGAGCTTTACGCCGCATAG